One genomic segment of Sander lucioperca isolate FBNREF2018 chromosome 10, SLUC_FBN_1.2, whole genome shotgun sequence includes these proteins:
- the znf574 gene encoding zinc finger protein 574 — MESSSVYMCFPCYQEFNTLEEVLEHQLTCTAEDEQMETPGTDSVTIPLLQTRQQVINISKAAPQTQVQTVHSAVQPVVKQAAVSASVTSDQPRILYQCGDCDELFKSLDLWQQHRKEETCQQSASGSKLPDSKPEPETASAQSSHTTSNPDETTCEILKPEPVDNLIAEEEQQVAETSSAQSYEPPPASEVAASTSNQEDSSPRRRGANKKPKPEPVLLCVDCGSCFGLVSELVAHRKTQHGFEEALHRCSVCGESFLNTTLFLYHRKQHRQKGEEKVVVDPEETSEDVCAQSNRTDEQGQDATPSTTSVTSSFTQPDLFMCTQCGESFSDEGGLGTHRKQCHGLKEPLHSCPQCDETFMNTTQYLYHRRQHRSTSGTEVADGAETGVEKVTTKAQDTPQSSKRLLSSPASASESGSPLPKKSRPSFRILSGISALKGNKGTKDELEASTAADADNTNHPPPAKLLQDWARTPLPHVCPYCGKTFTRRVFLRTHVYSHTGEKLFTCKVCTKSFTNSQSLLRHSMSHTDNKPFICDVCCKSFSQAATLKRHQRIHTSTQPRRKRGRKPVCTLDNEGAAHLFSCPHCPSRFNTEDQLEHHKLLHTSHPFPCPECGEAFKRRRDLDLHSLTHQDKQPATCLHCSSQFVNQSVLEIHMQRCPTSEEDKNTGRGRGQGRGRCTGQVECDLCGHRCMTQEGLDLHRLSHTGQTPLKCPVRPCRRRFTSNSTLEEHVLAHFQGTLGKSKNRPRFRCQICHKEFAYNSTFNVHMRTHTDERPFECVTCGKRFRQLPHLQDHERIHSGLRPFCCWICGKSFSVAARLTEHARTHSGEKPYPCHHCPAAFRSRSNLDKHIRLHGDLPVENAEQEAHAAEAAHVQKVLEGAKVLSSLANTGEIDSGSVQTIYVLQGAEGGTETVMIPSDQFSGIDGTSQVVILPSSVLGAQGITVPTITMDGNEITMVETSQSPQHAIEFIVEETV; from the exons CAACAGGTAATAAATATATCAAAAGCAGCCCCACAGACTCAAGTCCAAACAGTACACTCTGCCGTGCAACCTGTTGTCAAGCAGGCTGCAGTCAGTGCAAGTGTGACATCAGACCAGCCCAGAATCCTCTACCAGTGTGGGGACTGTGATGAACTTTTCAAGAGCCTGGACCTTTGGCAGCAACACCGTAAAGAAGAGACATGTCAGCAGTCTGCCTCTGGGAGCAAGCTCCCCGACTCAAAACCTGAGCCAGAGACCGCTTCAGCTCAGAGCTCCCATACAACTTCAAATCCAGATGAAACCACATGTGAAATCCTTAAACCAGAACCAGTGGATAATCTCATAGCAGAGGAAGAGCAGCAAGTTGCAGAGACCTCTTCAGCTCAGAGCTATGAGCCACCTCCTGCTTCTGAGGTGGCTGCCTCGACCTCAAATCAAGAGGATTCGTCTCCCAGGAGGAGAGGGGCAAACAAAAAGCCTAAGCCTGAAccagtgctgctgtgtgtggaCTGTGGCTCATGCTTTGGCCTGGTGTCTGAACTAGTGGCCCACCGTAAGACACAACATGGCTTTGAGGAAGCTCTGCACCGCTGCTCTGTGTGTGGGGAAAGCTTTCTAAATACCACACTTTTTCTTTACCACCGCAAGCAACACCGGCAGAAAGGCGAAGAAAAGGTGGTTGTGGATCCCGAAGAGACATCAGAGGACGTTTGTGCTCAGAGCAACAGGACTGATGAGCAGGGCCAGGATGCCACTCCCTCCACCACTAGTGTCACCTCCAGTTTCACACAGCCTGATTTGTTCATGTGCACCCAGTGTGGGGAGAGCTTCAGCGACGAGGGAGGGCTGGGCACCCATCGTAAGCAGTGCCATGGCCTGAAGGAGCCACTACATAGTTGCCCCCAATGTGACGAGACCTTCATGAACACCACCCAGTACCTGTACCATCGCCGGCAGCACCGCTCCACGTCAGGCACAGAAGTGGCGGATGGAGCTGAAACTGGTGTTGAAAAAGTCACCACTAAAGCTCAGGATACCCCACAGAGCTCAAAGCGGCTGCTCTCCTCGCCTGCCTCTGCTAGTGAATCAGGTTCACCCCTTCCTAAGAAAAGTAGACCCTCTTTCAGGATCCTAAGTGGCATTAGTGCGCTCAAAG GAAACAAAGGCACCAAAGACGAATTGGAGGCCAGCACTGCAGCAGACGCGGACAACACCAACCACCCTCCACCTGCCAAGCTGCTGCAGGACTGGGCACGCACACCACTACCCCATGTTTGCCCTTACTGTGGCAAAACCTTCACTCGACGCGTCTTCCTCCGCACCCATGTCTACAGCCACACCGGAGAAAAGCTTTTTACGTGCAAG gTTTGCACAAAGTCCTTCACTAACTCCCAGAGCCTGCTGCGCCACAGCATGAGCCACACGGACAACAAGCCCTTCATCTGCGATGTTTGTTGCAAAAGCTTCTCCCAGGCAGCCACCCTGAAGAGACACCAACGCATTCACACATCGACACAGCCTCGGCGCAAGCGTGGACGCAAGCCG GTGTGTACTTTGGACAATGAGGGAGCGGCTCATCTCTTCTCTTGTCCTCACTGTCCGTCACGGTTCAACACAGAGGATCAGCTTGAACATCACAA ACTGCTCCACACCAGCCATCCATTCCCATGCCCCGAATGTGGAGAGGCCTTTAAACGGAGGAGAGACCTGGACctgcactcactcactcaccaaG ACAAGCAGCCAGCGACGTGTCTTCACTGTTCATCCCAGTTTGTGAACCAGTCAGTGCTGGAAATTCACATGCAGCGTTGCCCTACCTCAGAAGAGGACAAGAACACTGGTCGTGGACGGGGTCAGGGCCGGGGACGTTGCACTGGACAG GTCGAGTGTGACCTATGCGGCCACCGTTGCATGACCCAGGAGGGCCTCGACCTCCATCGGTTGTCCCACACGGGCCAGACACCTCTCAAATGCCCAGTGAGGCCTTGTCGCCGCAGATTTACCTCCAACAGTACCCTGGAGGAGCACGTGCTGGCCCATTTCCAAGGAACGCTTGGCAAGTCCAAAAACCGACCCCGCTTCCGCTGTCAGATTTGCCACAAGGAATTTGCCTACAATTCCACCTTCAATGTTCACATGAGGACGCATACTGATGAGAGGCCCTTCGAG TGTGTCACATGTGGCAAACGCTTCCGCCAGCTGCCCCATCTGCAGGACCACGAGCGCATACACAGCGGCCTGCGACCTTTCTGCTGCTGGATTTGCGGTAAGAGTTTCAGCGTGGCCGCCCGGCTCACCGAGCACGCCCGCACCCACAGTGGGGAGAAGCCCTACCCCTGTCACCACTGCCCTGCTGCCTTCCGCTCTCGCTCCAACCTGGATAAACACATCCGGCTACACGGAGACCTGCCTGTGGAGAACGCTGAGCAGGAAGCACATGCAGCTGAGGCTGCCCATGTTCAGAAGGTGCTGGAGGGGGCCAAGGTGCTGTCTTCTCTGGCCAACACAGGGGAGATTGATTCTGGCTCAGTGCAGACCATCTATGTACTGCAGGGGGCCGAAGGAGGTACTGAGACGGTCATGATCCCGTCGGATCAGTTCAGTGGCATTGACGGCACCTCACAGGTTGTCATCCTGCCCTCCTCTGTTCTGGGAGCTCAGGGCATTACTGTTCCCACAATCACCATGGATGGAAATGAAATCACCATGGTGGAGACAAGCCAATCACCGCAGCATGCCATTGAGTTCATTGTGGAGGAAACTGTATAA